One part of the Candidatus Bathyarchaeota archaeon genome encodes these proteins:
- a CDS encoding sugar phosphate isomerase/epimerase produces the protein MDEDTHRLNRVRVRSLRRLKNDLGICFTVHAPFEDLNIATLNEARRRSALVRMSESLKLASELEAEVWVVHPGMNSGLTWVYPNTQWQLTLDSLKIFSEKGEDSGLIVAVENMPSRAFILSSKDDFAKLFFKRQIGNIKMTLDIGHANIMGGLNWFLKLLGDRIIEVHLHDNHGLFDEHNAIGHGTVDWAHLIQTLVNRKFQGFMIIESIKRVVESYRRIVRMLRGYR, from the coding sequence GTGGATGAAGATACTCATAGGCTAAATAGAGTTAGGGTCAGATCACTCAGGAGACTGAAGAATGATCTTGGTATCTGTTTTACTGTCCATGCTCCCTTCGAGGATCTTAACATAGCGACGCTCAACGAAGCGAGAAGAAGATCGGCATTAGTCCGTATGTCTGAATCTCTAAAATTGGCTTCTGAGTTAGAAGCTGAAGTTTGGGTCGTCCATCCTGGAATGAACTCAGGTCTAACCTGGGTTTATCCCAATACTCAATGGCAATTGACCCTCGACTCACTCAAAATTTTCAGTGAGAAGGGTGAAGACTCAGGTTTGATAGTAGCTGTTGAGAACATGCCTTCAAGAGCATTTATTTTAAGTTCAAAAGATGATTTTGCTAAATTATTCTTTAAGAGGCAAATTGGCAACATCAAAATGACCCTTGATATCGGTCACGCAAATATAATGGGAGGTTTGAATTGGTTTCTCAAGCTTCTTGGAGATAGGATCATAGAGGTGCATCTTCATGACAATCATGGTTTATTTGACGAACATAACGCTATCGGCCATGGAACAGTCGATTGGGCACATTTGATTCAGACACTGGTTAATAGGAAGTTTCAAGGATTCATGATCATTGAGAGCATCAAAAGAGTCGTAGAATCTTACAGAAGGATAGTGAGAATGTTAAGGGGTTACCGGTAA
- a CDS encoding replication factor C large subunit, with translation MESPLTEKYRPKSLKEVTGNREAIQTLVNWLNTWNKSAKNKAALLHGPSGSGKTVTVEAASSDMGFDLIEMNASDERTSSLIEKIVCSAAEQATLTKGKRLILLDEVDGVDPSRDRGAVEAICSAIERTKWPIILTANNPWDSKLSPIRSKCLMIEFKRPSLREAIPYLKSICEKENLEVDDKALRFIVERNDGDMRAVLNDLQTLSTGRRKLIYEDVTWIDWRDRKDNIFKVLGSIFNAKTCVWARKAVELADVDYETLFEWIYENAPIQITDPADRKRALEILAKADLFFARIRRSQDWSLLPYAIDLMTAGVAMSREKSKLTWVKMKFPERIRLRSKIMKEKDIQDSVTRKIASECHTSTYEAKRCFVPYIKQILNSKSNDAWKVASWLDLDDEMINRILRTSAE, from the coding sequence TTGGAGAGTCCTCTTACCGAGAAGTATAGACCCAAGAGTCTTAAAGAAGTCACAGGTAACAGAGAAGCCATTCAAACTTTAGTGAATTGGCTGAATACATGGAATAAATCCGCCAAAAATAAGGCTGCCCTACTCCACGGACCCTCAGGATCAGGAAAGACTGTTACAGTTGAAGCTGCATCTTCTGACATGGGTTTTGACCTCATCGAAATGAACGCCAGCGACGAGAGAACATCCTCACTGATCGAGAAGATAGTATGCTCAGCTGCTGAACAGGCCACATTGACCAAAGGTAAGAGACTGATTCTTTTAGATGAAGTTGACGGTGTGGACCCGAGCAGGGACAGGGGAGCGGTTGAGGCCATATGCTCAGCGATCGAGAGAACAAAATGGCCAATCATACTAACCGCAAACAATCCTTGGGATAGTAAACTGAGCCCTATACGGAGCAAATGTCTCATGATAGAATTCAAACGCCCAAGCTTAAGGGAAGCCATACCTTATTTGAAATCAATTTGTGAGAAGGAAAACTTAGAGGTCGATGATAAAGCTCTGAGATTCATAGTTGAAAGAAATGATGGAGACATGCGGGCAGTCCTGAATGACTTACAAACTCTCTCAACTGGTAGAAGGAAACTAATATACGAGGATGTGACATGGATTGATTGGAGGGACAGAAAGGACAACATATTTAAGGTCTTAGGATCCATATTCAATGCGAAGACATGTGTGTGGGCCAGAAAAGCTGTAGAGCTTGCGGATGTGGACTATGAAACCTTATTTGAATGGATTTACGAGAATGCACCCATTCAGATAACAGACCCAGCGGATAGGAAAAGAGCTCTAGAGATTCTAGCGAAAGCTGATCTATTCTTCGCTAGAATTCGAAGATCTCAGGACTGGAGTCTGTTACCGTACGCTATAGACCTAATGACGGCTGGAGTTGCGATGTCGAGGGAAAAAAGTAAACTAACATGGGTAAAAATGAAATTTCCTGAAAGAATAAGGCTCAGAAGTAAAATCATGAAAGAGAAAGATATCCAAGACTCAGTCACTAGAAAAATAGCCTCCGAATGCCACACTTCAACATATGAGGCAAAACGTTGCTTTGTTCCATATATTAAACAGATATTGAATAGCAAATCTAATGATGCTTGGAAGGTTGCATCATGGCTTGACCTAGATGATGAAATGATAAATCGCATCTTAAGAACCTCAGCAGAGTGA
- the prs gene encoding ribose-phosphate diphosphokinase: protein MIIYGKGSEELGIKIAEQLQVKAAGVESKIFPDGESYIRFIENLEDRDLIIIQYCYPQQDKKLMELFFMLDTARDLGARRTVAVIPYLPYARQDKRFRPGEVVSNKSVGKLFEAVGTDILVTVDVHSENSLKSFKLQTVNLSAMPLLAEYLKTLKLTKPYVMAPDRGAVTHAQLVSSILNTDYAYFEKHRDRVTGEVVTDYKDIDIGGRDVIILDDIISTGSTIANVARVMRSKTDRKIVAACTHGLIIGEAEKTIRESGVTDIISTDTVPSKFSKVSVSTIISKALRKIM, encoded by the coding sequence ATGATAATTTACGGAAAAGGATCTGAAGAGTTAGGCATCAAGATCGCCGAGCAACTTCAAGTTAAAGCGGCTGGAGTTGAGTCAAAGATCTTCCCTGATGGAGAGTCTTACATTAGATTCATTGAAAATTTGGAAGATCGAGACTTAATTATAATCCAGTACTGCTACCCACAACAAGATAAGAAATTGATGGAACTATTCTTCATGCTGGATACCGCCAGAGATTTGGGGGCAAGAAGGACTGTCGCAGTCATCCCGTACCTACCGTATGCAAGACAAGATAAACGTTTTCGACCTGGCGAGGTAGTCAGCAACAAATCGGTTGGTAAGCTGTTCGAAGCAGTAGGCACAGATATTTTAGTCACTGTAGACGTCCACAGTGAGAATTCGTTGAAAAGTTTCAAGTTACAAACGGTAAATTTATCGGCTATGCCTCTATTGGCAGAGTATCTTAAGACCCTTAAGTTAACTAAACCATACGTAATGGCGCCTGACAGAGGAGCGGTTACACACGCACAACTCGTTTCATCCATACTTAATACTGATTACGCATATTTCGAGAAGCACAGGGACAGGGTGACAGGAGAAGTTGTGACAGACTACAAAGACATAGATATCGGAGGTAGGGATGTAATAATTCTGGACGACATAATCTCGACGGGGTCAACCATAGCAAACGTGGCGAGAGTGATGAGGAGCAAAACCGACAGAAAGATCGTTGCTGCGTGTACCCATGGCCTAATCATCGGTGAGGCTGAGAAAACCATAAGAGAAAGCGGCGTTACCGACATAATCAGCACTGACACTGTACCTAGTAAATTTAGTAAGGTTTCAGTTTCAACAATCATCTCTAAAGCGTTGAGGAAGATTATGTGA
- the fliE gene encoding flagellar hook-basal body complex protein FliE encodes MGQKKNVIAITGMPGSGKAVASSVAKEYDIPVFVCGDVVRDEASVRGIPMTPESLGNLMLEMRKEEGPKVIVKRLLPKIHMSQSRTVVVEGLRSLEELNLLRKNFKVILLAIHSSPKERFERLTIRGRSDDPKDLNEFIQRDMRELDVGIGHVLALADKHIVNDSTIENFRRQLRRFYEEVIS; translated from the coding sequence TTGGGCCAGAAAAAGAATGTTATAGCGATAACTGGCATGCCAGGCTCGGGGAAGGCTGTCGCATCCAGTGTAGCGAAGGAGTATGACATTCCTGTATTCGTATGTGGCGATGTTGTTAGGGATGAGGCTTCCGTTAGGGGGATACCCATGACGCCTGAGAGTCTTGGTAATTTAATGCTTGAAATGAGGAAAGAGGAGGGGCCAAAAGTCATAGTGAAGCGGCTTCTTCCAAAGATTCATATGAGCCAATCGAGGACTGTGGTAGTAGAGGGGCTAAGAAGCCTAGAGGAGCTGAATCTTCTCAGGAAAAATTTCAAAGTTATACTGTTGGCCATACACTCGTCACCGAAGGAACGATTTGAACGTTTAACTATCAGGGGTAGAAGCGACGACCCGAAAGATCTGAATGAATTTATTCAAAGGGACATGAGAGAGCTTGATGTTGGAATAGGGCATGTCCTAGCGTTGGCTGACAAACATATAGTGAACGATTCAACAATTGAAAATTTCAGGAGACAGCTGAGACGATTCTATGAGGAGGTGATTTCTTGA
- the rnz gene encoding ribonuclease Z gives MLELIFLGTGGVMPNENRGLTSIILRRGAELFMFDCGECSQRQMFMAKLGFNRRMKIFITHMHGDHIFGLPGLLHSMSFLGRNRVLEIFGPEGIVEFIEAICKTIKFNPTFPLTVHQADSGRLIEEEDYVVDAAWMEHGFPCLGFALTEKDKPGRFDPAKARALGVPEGPLWKKLQRGETVTVNGAEVTPAQVLGPSRKGVKIVYITDTKPCKNAIELAKNASILMYDCTFDSMKADRAWKYGHSTSVDAAMIAKEANVGKLVLLHVSTMYRDATPLLNEAKEIFPNTIMAFDMMRLPVTP, from the coding sequence GTGTTGGAGCTAATATTTTTGGGAACAGGAGGGGTGATGCCTAATGAGAATAGGGGTCTTACAAGTATCATCTTACGCAGAGGCGCTGAGCTGTTTATGTTTGATTGTGGCGAATGTTCTCAAAGGCAAATGTTTATGGCGAAGCTCGGGTTTAACCGGAGAATGAAGATTTTTATAACTCATATGCACGGGGACCATATTTTCGGGTTACCAGGCCTCCTCCACTCAATGTCCTTCTTGGGAAGGAACAGAGTGCTTGAGATATTCGGCCCAGAAGGGATAGTTGAATTTATAGAGGCTATTTGCAAAACTATAAAGTTTAATCCAACATTCCCCCTAACGGTTCACCAAGCCGATTCAGGGAGATTGATTGAAGAGGAAGACTACGTAGTAGATGCGGCCTGGATGGAACATGGATTTCCCTGTTTAGGTTTCGCATTGACAGAAAAAGATAAGCCAGGCAGATTTGATCCTGCCAAAGCTAGAGCGCTTGGGGTACCCGAAGGTCCTTTATGGAAGAAGCTGCAGCGGGGAGAAACTGTAACTGTGAACGGAGCTGAGGTAACTCCGGCACAGGTTCTAGGGCCCTCAAGAAAGGGCGTGAAGATCGTCTATATCACAGACACAAAACCATGCAAGAATGCAATTGAACTTGCCAAGAATGCTAGCATATTGATGTATGATTGTACTTTTGACAGTATGAAAGCAGATAGGGCGTGGAAGTATGGTCACTCAACATCGGTCGATGCAGCCATGATAGCTAAAGAAGCTAATGTGGGCAAACTGGTACTGTTACATGTAAGCACGATGTATAGGGATGCTACACCACTATTGAACGAGGCCAAGGAAATTTTCCCCAATACCATAATGGCATTCGACATGATGAGATTACCGGTAACCCCTTAA
- the cca gene encoding CCA tRNA nucleotidyltransferase produces MSSKLDQIFRTVLTRIVPKDAERRKILKLSQQVIESVSSTARRFSLKAEVSLEGSVAKDTWLSGEADIDIFLKVDSSLDSSIFKTICLKVAKEALVDYNPRTRFSDHPYVEAFIGKSRIDVVPCYNVEKGMWRSATDRTPYHTQYVKQHLNQELRNEVRLLKRFMKGTGTYGAEIRIGGFSGMLCEILILYYKSLLRALESATEWREGMVIDIENHYKGDIEEIRDLFDQPLIVIDPVDKARNVAAAVRHERLWEFVSASRAFLKKPSLNFFYPGGERKIIISSIRRRIKKKETSIVGIKVSKINVPVDVLWSQIYKAERCLANLLKDKGFSVIRTCSFSDEDDLNMIIIELDEKRLPKTVKQFGPPVERRVESERFLLTHLKSRDTVSGPWIEKDRWVVLKFRRYTNVEKVLKDYLSNGGRNIGVPTMISNTIKKGGYEILVDDQIGKYLCNKKFAEFMSRYLSGRPTWMNT; encoded by the coding sequence ATGAGTTCAAAATTAGACCAGATATTCAGAACCGTTCTCACAAGAATAGTTCCAAAAGATGCTGAAAGAAGGAAGATCCTTAAATTATCTCAACAGGTAATTGAAAGTGTTTCATCTACTGCACGTAGATTCTCATTAAAAGCCGAGGTCAGCCTGGAGGGCTCTGTGGCGAAAGACACATGGCTATCAGGAGAAGCTGATATAGATATATTTCTCAAGGTTGATAGTAGTCTAGATTCAAGTATATTTAAGACAATATGTCTCAAGGTCGCCAAAGAAGCGTTAGTTGACTATAACCCAAGAACACGTTTTTCGGACCATCCCTACGTTGAAGCCTTCATTGGGAAATCCAGAATAGACGTAGTTCCCTGTTACAATGTAGAGAAGGGCATGTGGAGGAGTGCAACGGATAGGACACCATACCACACACAGTATGTGAAGCAGCATCTGAACCAAGAACTGAGAAATGAAGTGAGGTTATTGAAGAGATTCATGAAGGGCACAGGGACATACGGTGCTGAAATTCGTATCGGGGGCTTTAGTGGAATGCTCTGTGAAATACTCATTTTATACTACAAGTCTTTGTTGAGGGCTCTAGAATCGGCCACAGAATGGAGAGAGGGTATGGTGATCGATATAGAGAATCATTACAAAGGCGACATCGAAGAGATAAGAGACCTTTTTGATCAGCCTCTGATAGTAATCGATCCTGTAGACAAGGCGAGGAATGTTGCGGCAGCTGTTAGGCATGAGCGCCTTTGGGAATTCGTCTCAGCTTCAAGAGCGTTCCTTAAGAAACCTTCACTAAATTTCTTCTATCCTGGTGGTGAAAGGAAAATTATCATAAGCAGTATCAGAAGAAGAATCAAAAAAAAGGAAACAAGTATTGTAGGAATAAAAGTTAGTAAGATAAATGTTCCTGTCGATGTTCTCTGGAGCCAGATATATAAAGCCGAGAGATGCCTTGCGAATCTCTTGAAAGATAAGGGTTTCTCAGTAATTAGAACTTGCTCATTTAGCGACGAAGATGATTTGAACATGATAATAATCGAGTTAGATGAGAAAAGATTACCCAAAACCGTGAAACAATTTGGGCCACCAGTTGAGAGAAGAGTTGAATCAGAAAGATTCCTTCTCACACATCTTAAATCTAGGGATACTGTGTCTGGACCATGGATTGAGAAGGATAGGTGGGTCGTTCTCAAATTTCGGAGATACACCAATGTTGAGAAGGTTTTGAAAGACTATTTGTCTAATGGAGGAAGAAACATTGGTGTTCCAACAATGATCTCAAATACGATAAAGAAGGGAGGCTACGAAATCTTAGTAGATGACCAGATAGGAAAATATCTATGCAATAAAAAGTTTGCAGAATTTATGAGTAGGTATCTGTCAGGTAGGCCTACTTGGATGAATACGTGA
- the thpR gene encoding RNA 2',3'-cyclic phosphodiesterase, whose translation MGKIRAFIAIDVEDEKVKLKLREFQKRIIESGGDVKLVEPNNIHLTLRFLGDIEEKSIQKIVDSLRNVSLSPFDIQFRGVGAFPSLSHMNVIWVGVEVGKKELMRISESLEASLQRIGIPKDKKGFSPHITIARLKSGRNKQFLARLLGEHSDAEFGMMKVESIRLKRSVLTPQGPIYSTLFEMKA comes from the coding sequence ATGGGGAAGATCAGGGCATTCATAGCAATTGACGTAGAGGATGAAAAAGTCAAGCTTAAGCTTAGAGAATTTCAAAAGAGAATCATTGAATCAGGAGGTGACGTCAAACTAGTTGAACCCAACAACATCCACCTTACCCTCCGATTCCTAGGAGATATTGAAGAGAAAAGCATTCAAAAAATAGTCGACTCTTTAAGAAATGTCAGTTTGTCTCCGTTTGATATTCAGTTTAGAGGAGTTGGAGCTTTTCCAAGTCTTTCGCACATGAATGTCATATGGGTTGGGGTAGAAGTGGGGAAGAAAGAGCTGATGAGAATTTCGGAATCTTTAGAAGCTAGCTTACAAAGAATTGGAATACCTAAAGACAAGAAAGGGTTCAGCCCCCATATCACAATTGCAAGATTAAAAAGTGGCCGAAACAAGCAGTTTCTAGCAAGGCTTTTAGGTGAGCATAGTGATGCTGAATTTGGAATGATGAAGGTCGAATCAATACGTCTGAAAAGGAGTGTCCTAACACCTCAAGGTCCTATTTACAGCACACTATTCGAGATGAAGGCATGA
- a CDS encoding glucose 1-dehydrogenase, translating into MQDLFSLKGKVAIITGGNSGIGKGIAQGFAEAGSNIVIAARNQEKTSLAIQEIEDEYGVKAIGIQVDVKNEDQIQMMVERTLDDFGQINILVNNAGMNIRKMPQELSSSDWDEVLAVNLRGAFLCSKAVYPAMKKAGGGKIINIGSMMSIFGGAKLAPYSASKAGIVQLTRCLAVAWAPDNIQVNAILPGYINTDLTMAARKDIPDLYERTLRRTPAGRWGEPGDLKGAAIFLASRASDYVTGIALPVDGGFSIMV; encoded by the coding sequence ATGCAAGACTTATTTAGTTTAAAAGGAAAGGTTGCCATTATTACGGGTGGAAACAGCGGAATAGGAAAGGGAATAGCTCAAGGATTCGCTGAAGCTGGAAGTAATATTGTAATTGCAGCTAGGAATCAAGAGAAGACCTCTTTGGCAATACAGGAAATTGAAGATGAGTATGGTGTGAAGGCTATTGGCATACAGGTCGACGTCAAGAATGAAGATCAGATACAGATGATGGTGGAGAGGACATTGGATGATTTTGGTCAGATAAACATTCTTGTAAATAATGCCGGTATGAATATTCGCAAAATGCCGCAAGAACTCTCTTCATCAGATTGGGATGAAGTTCTAGCCGTGAACCTGCGCGGAGCATTCCTATGTTCGAAAGCAGTTTATCCAGCTATGAAAAAAGCGGGTGGCGGAAAAATCATTAATATAGGTTCTATGATGTCGATTTTCGGTGGAGCGAAGCTCGCACCCTATAGCGCGAGCAAAGCAGGTATTGTGCAACTGACTCGATGCCTTGCCGTGGCTTGGGCTCCAGATAATATCCAAGTTAACGCAATTCTTCCAGGATACATCAATACAGATTTGACGATGGCCGCGAGGAAGGATATACCTGACCTTTATGAGAGGACATTAAGAAGGACCCCTGCTGGACGTTGGGGTGAACCGGGAGATTTGAAGGGGGCAGCTATATTTCTCGCGAGTCGCGCCTCAGATTACGTTACGGGTATTGCGTTGCCAGTAGATGGAGGTTTCTCAATAATGGTCTAA